The candidate division TA06 bacterium nucleotide sequence TTTGTTCTCGGAGTGAATGGAAAGAATGTTCAAAAGGGCTCATCTCCTCTCATAGGAAGGGTGGGCGAGAAGGTTCTGGGTGAGGAAGTGACCATGTGGGATGACGGTTTGCTTGAGTGTGGCATAGGAAGTTCACCTATGGATGCGGAGGGTATGCCTTCAACCAGGACTCCTCTGATTGAGGAGGGGGTGCTCAAGGGATACATCTTCGACCTTCAAACTGCGGGCCTAATGGGTTTGGAGACTACAGGAAACGCAGCCAGGAGTTACAACTCAATGCCTATACCCGGTGTGAGCAACTTCTGCGTCTCACCCGGAACATCATCGGTTGAAGAGATGATAAGAAGTATAAAGGAAGGTGTCGTGGTCTACGACGTTCTCGGCGGCGGACAGTCGAACCTCCTTGCCGGCGACTTTTCTGTTAACGTCTCTCTTGGGTTCAAGGTTGAAAATGGTGAAATGGTGGGAAGGGTCAAGGATGTTATGGTTGCAGGGAACGTGTATGATGTGTTCAAGCGAATAATCGATGTTGGAAAAGAGGTAGAGGAGGTGTGGGGATTCTGTTCGCCTGCTTTCTGCTTCGGCGACATGAAAGTTGCAAGCAAGACGAAGTAATAGGGTAAGTGATCTTCCCAGGGTGGAGAGACCCCGGGAAAAGCTGGTTGCAAAAGGGCCCCAGGCCCTCAAAGACACAGAGCTCCTGGCCGTAGTCCTTGGTGCCGGCTACAAGGGCTTGAGCGTTCTGGAGATCTCAGAGAGGCTGCTCAAGCAGTATCCCCTCCACCGGCTTCTGAATCTGCCCGTAGAAAAGTTGAACAGCTTGAAGGGATTGGGACCAGCAAAAGCGTGTTCTCTCAAGGCTTCCTACGAACTCGCGAGGAGAGCCCTTTCCATTGACGCGGATATTCTTCCCACTATCAGGTCTCCCAAGGATGTGGCCAATGCGGTATCAAGCATAAGAAAGAACAGGAAGGAGAACTTTGTAGCCATGTGTCTGAACGCAAGGAATCAAATCATCAGAAAAGAGACGATATCCATAGGGAGCCTTAATGCGAGTATAGTCCATCCAAGAGAGGTTTTTCAGCCGGCAGTAACCGAATCTGCTGCAAGTGTTGTTCTGGCGCACAATCACCCCTCAGGAGATGTAAGGCCTAGCGATGACGACATACAATTGACCAGGAGACTGGTGAAGGCTGGAGAAATAATGGGAATAGAAGTTCTAGACCACGTCATAGTCTCCGAAAAGGGATACTTAAGCATGAAGGAAAAGGGATTCATCTAGTGTCTTTGGTTTTTGTAAGCTCTGGCGGCAACAGATATGAGAATGTGAGGTCCTGTCTGGAGGCCCTTGGCGAGAAACTGCATTCGTCTCTCAAGGGCAAAAAGAAGATTCTTATCAAGCCCAACTTTGTGAGCACGACAAAGCAGACGGCATCATCTCATGTTGATGCAGCCAGAGCGGTTCTCGACGTGATAGGGGATAGTGTGGAGGGGGCAATCACCATTGCAGAAGGTGCTGCTCAGAAACCAACGAGCAAGGGTTTTCGGGATTTTCACTTCGAGCGGCTCCTGGAGAGTTACGATATTCGATTGCTCGATTTGAACACTGATGAGCCAGTTGAAGTTGAGCTTTTCGGAAGGGATCTGGAGCCGATGATGTTCAGAATTGCCAAGACTATCGTGGAATCCGATTTCAGAATAAGTCTTACCCTTCCCAAGACTCATGACACTGTGATTGTCACCCTTGCGATTAAGAATATGGCTGTGGGGAGCTTGCTGAAGGATGTCTATGGCGATGAGAAGATGAAGCTCCATCAGGGATGTCGGGCGATAAACAGGAGTATCGCGAGGCTGGCGAAGATTGTCCCGCCATCACTTTCTGTCATAGATGGGTTTGAAGGAATGGAAGGCGAAGGGCCTGAGCTGGGCAACGTGGTCAAACTTGGCTGGGCGATGGCAGGTTTCGATGGCCTTGCAGTCGACACGGTGGCCGCACATCTTATGGGAATTGACCCGGGGGTGGTCGGGTATCTCACGATGTGTCGAGAGGAAGGATTAGGGGAGGGCAACCTGGACAGAATAGGAGTTGAGGGGGTTGATCACGTCTCGGATTTGAAAAAGTGCTTGAAATTTCACTCAACTTATGAGAAACAATTAGATTGGAGGTGATTTTCATGAAGGCGCTCGGAGTTTTTGTGATCCTCGTTTTGATTGGTCTCTGCTATTTCCTTCTTGCCTACCATGTGGTGACGGCCGACTCGGGCAAGTTTCTGGTGAAGAAGCAAGGTATGCGTTTTTCCGAAGCTTTTGTGGACATAAGGGGATGGCAGTCCGAAGATCTGGACAATCATCCCAGGCTCACCGATGCTTTGCTTGCCGCTGGCCATCAGAAACTTGTTGATAAGATTGACGGTATAGAGGAGCTGAAAGAGCCAGCAAGTGCCCCAGCGGTTGGCGGTTTGGGAGGGATTACTGATCCGATCATAGAATCCCAATCTCCTTCAGGAAGCCAGAAGACAGGCGGCAGACTGAGAGACAGAGCAAGGGAGGCAGGAGGCAAGTAATCTCCTTCCACGCGATCCTTCCCCTCCCTTTGTTGGGTGGAAGGGCGGCATCGATTTTCGATTTTCGTATCTAGGGGTCTGGTATGTTTTCATTTGATTTTCTGAAAGACATAGTGACCAGAAGAGAGTTCATACGAAGAGGAGCAAGCGGTGGGGTGACTCTCGTGGTCGCGCCGCCTATCCTAAAGGCAATTCTGGCCGCCTCCCAGGGTGCAAAGGAAGAGATCCCGGGATGGCTTTCAAAGAAAGAGATGGAGAAACTCCTCAAAGTAGCTCTGTCCAGAGGCGGTGACTTCGCAGACGTATTCCTGGAGAGAAAACTGCGAAGAGATATCAACATGGATGAAGGAAGGATCAATACTGTCCGGTTCGGGATAGACCAGGGTGTTGGCATCAGGGTGATCAAGAAGGACACCACCGGATATGCCTTCTCGGATGACCTTTCCATGAAAAAGTTGAAAGAGACAGCCAGGGTTGCTTCAGAAGTGGCCCATTCTGCCGCTCGGTCGGCTTCCATCTCTCGTTCAAAACCTCCTCATCACGTCTTCGCCAGGATACCGCTGGAGTCAGTTGCCGAGAGTGAGAAATTGGACCTGTTGAAAAGAGCTGATGCGGCAGCACGCGGGTATGACTCGAGAATAAGAAATGCAAGTGTCGATTACCATGACGAGACCCGGAGGATAGTGATAGCAAATTCTAAAGGTGTATGGATTGAGGACGAGAGACCTATCATATACTTCACAGTCTGGGCCCAAGCCTCACAGAATGGTAAGAGGCATAGAGGGAGGAGCAGAAGATCAGGTACAAAGGGAATTGAGTTTTTTGAAGGGCACCCACCCGAGGAACCAGCATTGACGGCGGCGAAAGAGGCTATTGTGATGCTGGACGCAGAAGAGGCTCCAAGCGGTGAGATGCCGGTTGTGGTGGAAGCCGGGTGGGGAGGTGTTCTCTTCCACGAGGCTGTAGGACACGGACTTGAAGGGGATCTTGTACAAGCGAAGACGTCCTTCTATTACGGGAAGCTCGGTGAACAGGTAGCTTCTGAACACATCAATCTTGTTGACGAGGGTTCTATTCCGGGCTTGAGAGGTTCTGCCAACATTGACGATGAGGGCACAGCCACGCAGCAGAATATTCTCATTGAAAAGGGCGTACTCAAAGGTTACATGCACAGTCTTCTGACTGCAAGGCAGTTCGGTGCAAAGCCTACCGGGAATGGCAGAAGAGAAAGCTATAAGCACTTTCCTCTTGTCAGGATGACGAACACCTACATCATGGAGGGGAAGACCGACCCTCAAGACATGTTCAGAGCCACCAAGAAAGGCCTCTATGCAAAGGCTTTCTGGGGTGGCGTAGTCGATACCGCATCGGGCAATTTCACCTTTTCTGTCCGCGAGGCGTATCTTATAGAAGATGGCAAGGTGACCCGGCCGGTAAGAGGAGCTACGCTTGTTGGAAGCGGCCCCGAGGCCTTGAGGTCCATTGACATGCTTGGAAACAATCTTGGATTTGGGCCTGGCACGTGCGGTAAGGGGCAATGGGTTCCGGTCACTTCCGGTCAACCCACTTTGAGACTCTCCAAGATCACCGTGGGTGGCACGAAAAGTGATTAGAGGTTGACTCATATGGACTATGAAGCGTTGGTCAAAGACACTCTAAGGAAATTCAAGCAAGCCGGAGCTGATGCGGAAATCTTCCTCCAGACAGGGGACAGTCTGGAGATATCTGTGAGGGACGGAAACCTTGAGAACCTCAAGCAGTCGGGATCCAAGGGCATGGGTGTAAGAGTCTTCTACAAGAAGAAGATGTCTTTTGTGGATTCTACGGATTTTTCGAAGGGCGCAGTGGACTCACTTGTCGAGAAAGGTCTCTCGTTGGCAAAGATGGCGGGCAAAGATGAATACAATGTGCTGCCCGAACCACGGGAAGTCACGCACAGGCCTGAGATATATGATCCTGAAATCAAAAGGATCCCCTTAGATAAGAAGATTGAGCTCGCAAAAGAGGTGGAGAGAAGGGCTCTTTCATATCATCCCCTGATAACCAAGCCGGAAGGATGTTCCTACTCAGACAACTCTGGGAAGGTGATAGTGGCTAACACACTGGGCATTTCTGAAAGCTACAAGGCAACCTATTTCCACGTAGAGATCGGAGTAATCGCAGAGAAAGGCGAAAGCCAACAGCCCGGAGAGTATGAGACCGGCAGCAGATTCTTCTCAGATCTCATGGACATTCAGACAATTGCAGAGAACGCAGGTCGCAGGGCGGTGGCCATGGTTGGTGGGGAGCCCGTCAAGTCTCAGAAAGCCGCAGTGGTCTTCGATAGACTGACCGGGGAAAGACTACTCGACGGTGTCTCGCGGGCCTTGAATGGGGAACAGGTGGCGTTGGAGAGGTCGTTTCTCAGGGGGAAGATAGGGGAGAAGATAGGTTCCGATCTCGTCACCATTGTGGACGATGGCATTATGAATAGAGGTAATGCCAGCCGGCCGGTGGATGGTGAAGGGGTCCCTACACAAAGGAGAGTCATCATCGAGCGCGGGGTCCTCAAAGGATACTTCTACAATGCAAGGGGAGCTGCAAGAGCTAAGGGTAAGTCAACGGGAAGTGCAGCAAGATGGGGCTACGGTCAGCCGCCCGGTATAGGCCACCATAACTTCTATCTGGTTCCGGGAGAGCTCTCTTCCGATGAGATAATCACGGGGACGAAGAAAGGTCTCTATGTGTTTCAAACCATAGGATTTGGTGTTGATGCCGAATCTGGAGGTTTCTCTGTGGGGGCTTCGGGCGTCTGGATCGTGGATGGTAAAGTAGTCGGACCCGTGGCAAGGGTGGCCATAGCCAGTCACATGCTCGAGATGCTCAAAGGGATTGACGCTGTTGCCAATGATCTTATTATGGATAGGAGCGCAGCCTGTCCAACCTTCCGGATAAAGGAAATGACCATCGGTGGGATCTAACGATCTTTCCCCTCAGGTGACATAATCAAATGGCCAGGAACAGGAAGTCAACAAAGAAGCGAGTTGATTGGAGTGACAAGGAACATGCAGAGGCTCTGATCGAGCAGCGGAAGTTTCTCTGGGATGAGGACTATGTTGAGCTTCTGGCAAGGCGCATTGGCATCAAACCAGGAAAAACTATCGCCGATATAGGCTGTGGCCTTGGCTACCTTAGCTACACGTATGGAAAATTCTTAGAGCCAAAAGGAAGATACATAGGAGTAGATGTAAACAAGAAGCTCCTGCACATGGCGCGCAAGGCAGCGGCCAGACGCAAAATGGGCAAGCTCTTCCGGTTCGTGCAAGGGGGTGCCCTGAGTATCCCTCTGGAAGATGAGTCTGTTGATGTGGCAATGTGTCAGACTCTCCTGATGCACCTCAAGGAACCAGAATCTGCAGTGAAGGAGATGATCCGGATTACGAAGAAGCGCGGCAAGGTGGTAGCCTTTGAGCCTAGCTGGGAAGCAGGCGTTGGGTGGAACAACTTGCGAGAACCTCCAATAAAAGAGCGACTTGAAGATTTGGAGTTCCTCTCCCGCATTTGGGAAGGTCAGAAGAGACTTGGGGAGGGAGATGTGAGGATAGGTGAGAGGGTGCCTTACCTATTCATGAGAAATGGATTGAAGAAGATTCAGGCTCTGAAGAACAACAAGGTAGGTTGGGCGCTGATCCCTCCCTATGATACCCCTGAGCTGAAACAGCGAATCAAAATGACCCTCAGTTCGCTGGAAAAGCAGAAGAACAAGACAAGCGGCGAGAAGAGAAAAGAGTACCTGGAAGGGAAGAGATGCTACATGGCCGGGGGCGGAGACGCGGAGAGCTACAAGCAAGCGGTGCGGAGAAGGACTGGAAGGTTTCAGCGATACAACGAAGGCATGATGAAGATGATAAGAAAGGAAAGGTTCTACTCGGTATCGACCGGCCCTTTCTACGTGATAATCGGGGAGAAGTAATGATCTTTTTGCTAATCGGAGGAATATGATGGTGCGAACAAAGAAACTCTCTTATCTTGCTGTCGTCATAATCGGAGTTTTATCCGTATCCGGGTGCGCCCACTCCATTAGAAGCTCACCTCGTGAGCCTATAGGAGTCATGGGAGCGCTCGATTCCGAGATAGAACTGATCAAGGAGGCTATGGGACAGCATTCTTCCACAATCGTCGCTGGCCGGACCTACTATCTGGGAAAAATCGGGGTGCACAGAGTAGTACTGGTGAAGGCCGGTGTTGGAAAGGTCAACGCTGCTATGGTGGCTCAGGCAATGATAAACAGGTTTGGAGTGAAGAGCGTTGTTTTCACCGGGATTGCGGGAGGGATAAATCCCGACCTGCATGTTGGAGATGTTGTCATCTCGAACAAGGTCATTCAACACGATTACGGTTTTCTGGGGAAAGATGGATTTCATCCAGGAAAGATTGCCATACCTGATATGGAGGGCGGGGAGATGGCGGTCGCGTATTTTGAGCCAGACAGTCACCTGGTGGGAGTTGCCAGAAGAGCTGCAAGCCGTGTCAGTTTTCCCACGCCGGATACCACAATAAGTCTCCATGTTGCCGGCCCAATCAAGGTGTATGAGGGATGTATTGTGACCGGAGATCAGTTCATAGCCTCAGAAGAGAAGAGGGCCTGGCTTCAGGAAACGTTTGATGCCTACGCAACTGAGATGGAGGGTGGTGCTGTCGCCCAGGTGTGCATCATCAACGGTGTGCCCTTTGTCATAATAAGGACTCTTTCAGATCTGGCAAACGAAGATGCCAGCATCGACATAGAGAAGTTCTTCTCCTATGCATCCCACAATTCTGCCATGTTGGTCCTGGAGATGCTGAGACTACTGCCGTAAGGAGACAGCACCTGGTCAGCGGTTGTGTCTCTCCCTTTCCACTGCTGAAACAAGAACGAGGACAAGGACTATTGCCAAAAGGAGGAGGAGGGATGCAAAATCATTCTCGAACAGCTTTATGGGAAGGTCAAGACCAGCATAGATAATTCCAGCAATCAAAATCCCAGTTATCGCCTCACCGGCTATCAATCCTGAGCTGAATAGGAGACCTCGACGTACTGCACGGGAAACACTGTCCTTTCCCTTCGCTCTCAAGAATCTTCGGACCGCTCCACTTGCCATGCCGCCCAGTAGTATAGGCAATGAAAGTGCGAGTGGAAGATATATGCCCACTGCGACCGGCATCACATGGGCTCTGAAGGGCGATTTCGCCTTGCGGAGGATTTCATCAAGTGCGATAAGGCCAATTCCTATCACTCCACCTATCAAGATCATGTTCCATGGAAGGTTTCTATCAGTAAACATTGCTTTAACAATACTGGCAAACAGAGACGCCTGTGGTGCAGCCAAAGATCCGGGTGTTCCAGTGCCAATGCCGTAGGCCTTGTGCAGGACCGTGAGAACGGGTGCGATTGCAAAAGCAGACACGAATACCCCCAGGAGTTCCATCACCTGCTGCCTCTTGGGTGTGGCGCCAAGAAGATGTCCTGTCTTCAGATCTTGAGATACGTCACCCGCCGTGCATGCCGCACAGCAGACAATACCCGCCACACCTAGTGCGGCTATCATCCCGGCCTGGCCAGACATTCCGAGGACCAACAGAAGTCCAGAGACAAAAAGGATGGTGCATATGGTCATCCCCGATACAGGGTTGTTCGAACTGCCGACAAGTCCTACGATATAGGATGAGACGGCCACGAAAAAGAATGAAGCGATGACCATTGCAATTCCGGATATTAGTGCTATTGAGGCTGAGCGGGTGAGATATACATAGAGCATGAAGATGAGTATGGAAACCAATGCAATTCCAACTGCAACCTTATTAGGCTCCAGATCCTTCGCGGTCCTCACAGATATTGAAGAATCCGTCTTCTTGAAGCCATGCACAGCTTCTCCGAATCCTCTGACCATACTCCTTGAGACCTTTATGATAGACCAGATACCTCCCACCACCATGGCGCCTACACCCATATATCTGACTTGCGTGGACCAGATATTCCAGACAGCATCCAGTGCAGACCCTTCTGGTATCCCGCTCACAGCCACGAAAATAGGGATGGCTACGAGCCAGGCCAGTGCTCCTCCAATGAACACAAGGCTCGCTATGTTAATGCCCACTATGTATCCTACGCCGACCAAGGCGGCGGAGATGTCGGCCCCAACGTAGAGCAGGCCTCTCCCGGATCTCCACGCAAACTCAACTGTTGACTTCACTAGTACAACTGCGCTGGTGATGAATTTTAAGGCCATTCCCAGAAAGAGTGCACCGAAGACATACAAGATGCCGGAGCCTCTCTTATCTCCGGCCTTAAGGACATGAGCGCACGCCACGCCTTCTGGAAATATGAGTTCCTTTTCCTCGATTATCAGGGATTTTCTCAAAGGCACCATGAACAATATGCCCAGGGTTCCTCCCAGCATCGCAATCAAAGTGGTGGGCCAGAACTTGAAGTCTGTCCAGGCTCCGGCTATCAAAAGGGCGGGGACCGTGAAGATGATTCCTGCTGCCAGTGATTCACCAGCCGAAGCCACTGTCTGGACAATGTTGTTCTCGAGTATTGTACCTCTTCTCAGTATGCCCCGAAGGATGCCCATGGAGATGACTGCCGCGGGTATGGATGCAGAAACAGTCATGCCGGCCTTGAGGCCAAGGTAGATATTTGCTGCGCACATGACCACGGCAAGGATAGCTCCGAGGATGACTGCTGCCACAGTCACCTCGCGAAGAGAGGTTTCAGGAGGAATGTAAGGCTTGAAATTCTCCTTGGGCATGTGCTCCCAAAGAAAGAAGAGTGGTACTCTCAGTTGAGTTTCAGATCACTTTATCAGCAAGGCAATGGGGACTATGATACAGTAGCCGAGCACAAGCAGAATTGGAGCGAGCGTTATTGACCCCTTGTAAAGGCTGAGAAAACCAAGAAGTATGGAAAGCAGTCCCGCAGCGCCGATTACATAGTTCTTTGGCCCGAACTGGACCATCTGGAGCCTGCGCGACTTCTGCACGCGCCTTTTGGCATCCTTCTTCCGTTTTTCCTTTGCCGCTTTCTTCTTCTTGCCCATATGTTTAGAATCCCAATTTGCTCTGTTACTTGCCCTGTTGTTTGTTCAACTTATCGCCATATTCAATGTCTTTGTATGCATCCCCAGTCAGCCCTTTCTCCTTCTTGGCATAGCCTCTGTGAATGTAGGCATCGCCGTGCTCAGGGTTGAGCTCTATCAGTTCGGTAAAAGTATCAATGGCCAGATCATAATTCTTGGCCTCGTGGTAGCACATTCCCAGGAAAAAGAAGCTCTCTTCATCTTTAGGGTCAAACTTGACGACGCGCTTGAAAGCTTCAGCGGCTTCACCATACTTCTTCAAAGCCATGCGCGTGAAGCCAAGATTGAAGAAGGCATCTCTGTCTGTGCTGTCAAGCTTTGCTGCCTGCGCGAATTCCCCCTCTGCCTCTTTACTGTTTT carries:
- a CDS encoding JAB domain-containing protein translates to MQARRSNRVSDLPRVERPREKLVAKGPQALKDTELLAVVLGAGYKGLSVLEISERLLKQYPLHRLLNLPVEKLNSLKGLGPAKACSLKASYELARRALSIDADILPTIRSPKDVANAVSSIRKNRKENFVAMCLNARNQIIRKETISIGSLNASIVHPREVFQPAVTESAASVVLAHNHPSGDVRPSDDDIQLTRRLVKAGEIMGIEVLDHVIVSEKGYLSMKEKGFI
- a CDS encoding DUF362 domain-containing protein, with product MDQETGEGWRNNGNRSSRPRHSLRKGILKHEGKGIHLVSLVFVSSGGNRYENVRSCLEALGEKLHSSLKGKKKILIKPNFVSTTKQTASSHVDAARAVLDVIGDSVEGAITIAEGAAQKPTSKGFRDFHFERLLESYDIRLLDLNTDEPVEVELFGRDLEPMMFRIAKTIVESDFRISLTLPKTHDTVIVTLAIKNMAVGSLLKDVYGDEKMKLHQGCRAINRSIARLAKIVPPSLSVIDGFEGMEGEGPELGNVVKLGWAMAGFDGLAVDTVAAHLMGIDPGVVGYLTMCREEGLGEGNLDRIGVEGVDHVSDLKKCLKFHSTYEKQLDWR
- a CDS encoding TldD/PmbA family protein, which produces MFSFDFLKDIVTRREFIRRGASGGVTLVVAPPILKAILAASQGAKEEIPGWLSKKEMEKLLKVALSRGGDFADVFLERKLRRDINMDEGRINTVRFGIDQGVGIRVIKKDTTGYAFSDDLSMKKLKETARVASEVAHSAARSASISRSKPPHHVFARIPLESVAESEKLDLLKRADAAARGYDSRIRNASVDYHDETRRIVIANSKGVWIEDERPIIYFTVWAQASQNGKRHRGRSRRSGTKGIEFFEGHPPEEPALTAAKEAIVMLDAEEAPSGEMPVVVEAGWGGVLFHEAVGHGLEGDLVQAKTSFYYGKLGEQVASEHINLVDEGSIPGLRGSANIDDEGTATQQNILIEKGVLKGYMHSLLTARQFGAKPTGNGRRESYKHFPLVRMTNTYIMEGKTDPQDMFRATKKGLYAKAFWGGVVDTASGNFTFSVREAYLIEDGKVTRPVRGATLVGSGPEALRSIDMLGNNLGFGPGTCGKGQWVPVTSGQPTLRLSKITVGGTKSD
- a CDS encoding TldD/PmbA family protein, whose protein sequence is MDYEALVKDTLRKFKQAGADAEIFLQTGDSLEISVRDGNLENLKQSGSKGMGVRVFYKKKMSFVDSTDFSKGAVDSLVEKGLSLAKMAGKDEYNVLPEPREVTHRPEIYDPEIKRIPLDKKIELAKEVERRALSYHPLITKPEGCSYSDNSGKVIVANTLGISESYKATYFHVEIGVIAEKGESQQPGEYETGSRFFSDLMDIQTIAENAGRRAVAMVGGEPVKSQKAAVVFDRLTGERLLDGVSRALNGEQVALERSFLRGKIGEKIGSDLVTIVDDGIMNRGNASRPVDGEGVPTQRRVIIERGVLKGYFYNARGAARAKGKSTGSAARWGYGQPPGIGHHNFYLVPGELSSDEIITGTKKGLYVFQTIGFGVDAESGGFSVGASGVWIVDGKVVGPVARVAIASHMLEMLKGIDAVANDLIMDRSAACPTFRIKEMTIGGI
- a CDS encoding methyltransferase domain-containing protein, whose protein sequence is MARNRKSTKKRVDWSDKEHAEALIEQRKFLWDEDYVELLARRIGIKPGKTIADIGCGLGYLSYTYGKFLEPKGRYIGVDVNKKLLHMARKAAARRKMGKLFRFVQGGALSIPLEDESVDVAMCQTLLMHLKEPESAVKEMIRITKKRGKVVAFEPSWEAGVGWNNLREPPIKERLEDLEFLSRIWEGQKRLGEGDVRIGERVPYLFMRNGLKKIQALKNNKVGWALIPPYDTPELKQRIKMTLSSLEKQKNKTSGEKRKEYLEGKRCYMAGGGDAESYKQAVRRRTGRFQRYNEGMMKMIRKERFYSVSTGPFYVIIGEK
- a CDS encoding 5'-methylthioadenosine/adenosylhomocysteine nucleosidase, whose product is MMVRTKKLSYLAVVIIGVLSVSGCAHSIRSSPREPIGVMGALDSEIELIKEAMGQHSSTIVAGRTYYLGKIGVHRVVLVKAGVGKVNAAMVAQAMINRFGVKSVVFTGIAGGINPDLHVGDVVISNKVIQHDYGFLGKDGFHPGKIAIPDMEGGEMAVAYFEPDSHLVGVARRAASRVSFPTPDTTISLHVAGPIKVYEGCIVTGDQFIASEEKRAWLQETFDAYATEMEGGAVAQVCIINGVPFVIIRTLSDLANEDASIDIEKFFSYASHNSAMLVLEMLRLLP
- a CDS encoding oligopeptide transporter, OPT family, with translation MPKENFKPYIPPETSLREVTVAAVILGAILAVVMCAANIYLGLKAGMTVSASIPAAVISMGILRGILRRGTILENNIVQTVASAGESLAAGIIFTVPALLIAGAWTDFKFWPTTLIAMLGGTLGILFMVPLRKSLIIEEKELIFPEGVACAHVLKAGDKRGSGILYVFGALFLGMALKFITSAVVLVKSTVEFAWRSGRGLLYVGADISAALVGVGYIVGINIASLVFIGGALAWLVAIPIFVAVSGIPEGSALDAVWNIWSTQVRYMGVGAMVVGGIWSIIKVSRSMVRGFGEAVHGFKKTDSSISVRTAKDLEPNKVAVGIALVSILIFMLYVYLTRSASIALISGIAMVIASFFFVAVSSYIVGLVGSSNNPVSGMTICTILFVSGLLLVLGMSGQAGMIAALGVAGIVCCAACTAGDVSQDLKTGHLLGATPKRQQVMELLGVFVSAFAIAPVLTVLHKAYGIGTGTPGSLAAPQASLFASIVKAMFTDRNLPWNMILIGGVIGIGLIALDEILRKAKSPFRAHVMPVAVGIYLPLALSLPILLGGMASGAVRRFLRAKGKDSVSRAVRRGLLFSSGLIAGEAITGILIAGIIYAGLDLPIKLFENDFASLLLLLAIVLVLVLVSAVERERHNR